A portion of the Tenacibaculum todarodis genome contains these proteins:
- the recJ gene encoding single-stranded-DNA-specific exonuclease RecJ: MRWTLKPKPNTETVSLLSKELNINPTLAKLIAQRGITSFDEAKNYFRPSLENIHDPFLMKDMDLAVARIEKAIANNENILVFGDYDVDGTTAVSLVASYLRTIYPNVATYIPDRYKEGYGVSYAGIDFAQDNDFSLIIALDCGIKAIDKVAYATEKNVDFIICDHHKPGAELPKAVAVLNAKRTDCNYPYDELCGCGVGFKLIQALGEKRNQTIEDFIPYLDLVATAIAADIVPMTGENRTLTYFGLQVINSEPRNGIKAIINQVKKEELTITDVVFTIAPRINAAGRMKHGNYAVELLTELDFDSAVKFAGDIEKFNSDRKDLDKKITQEALLQIEENNEQERFTSVVFDENWHKGVIGIVASRLIENYYRPTLVFTKSGDKLAASARSVKGFDVYNALEECSEFIEQFGGHKYAAGLTLLPENYENFKNKFEEVVAKTIDKKLLSPEILIAAEIDLSEIDQKFFNIVSQMAPFGPQNMKPVFKTSTVRDNGYGKQVGADKSHLKLNVFQGDNKHTFNAIGFGLGKKIAEVQNDFDIVYTLDENEWQGRKSIQLMLKDLQ, translated from the coding sequence ATGAGATGGACTTTAAAACCCAAACCAAATACAGAAACTGTTTCACTTTTATCTAAAGAATTAAATATAAACCCAACGTTAGCAAAATTAATTGCACAACGCGGTATTACTTCTTTTGATGAAGCCAAAAACTACTTTCGCCCAAGTTTAGAAAACATTCATGATCCGTTTTTAATGAAAGACATGGATCTTGCAGTTGCACGTATTGAAAAGGCAATTGCAAACAATGAAAACATTTTAGTTTTTGGCGATTATGACGTGGATGGAACAACTGCGGTTTCATTGGTTGCTTCTTACCTAAGAACCATTTACCCAAATGTAGCAACCTATATTCCTGACAGATATAAAGAAGGTTATGGCGTTTCTTATGCAGGAATTGATTTTGCACAAGACAACGATTTCTCGTTAATTATTGCTTTAGATTGTGGTATAAAAGCCATTGATAAAGTTGCCTATGCTACTGAAAAAAACGTAGATTTTATTATTTGCGATCATCATAAACCTGGAGCAGAATTGCCAAAAGCAGTTGCTGTTTTAAATGCCAAAAGAACAGATTGTAATTATCCTTATGATGAGTTATGCGGTTGCGGAGTTGGTTTTAAACTAATTCAAGCTTTAGGTGAAAAAAGAAACCAAACTATTGAAGATTTTATTCCGTATTTAGACTTAGTTGCCACAGCAATTGCAGCAGATATTGTTCCAATGACTGGTGAAAACAGAACCTTAACTTATTTTGGTTTACAAGTCATAAATTCTGAGCCTAGAAACGGAATTAAAGCAATTATCAATCAAGTTAAAAAAGAAGAGTTAACCATAACAGATGTAGTTTTCACAATCGCTCCGCGGATTAATGCCGCAGGAAGAATGAAACATGGAAATTATGCTGTTGAATTACTTACCGAATTAGATTTTGATTCAGCTGTAAAGTTTGCAGGCGATATTGAAAAATTTAATTCAGACAGAAAAGATTTAGACAAAAAAATTACACAAGAAGCATTGCTTCAAATTGAAGAAAACAACGAACAAGAACGTTTTACAAGTGTTGTTTTTGATGAAAACTGGCACAAAGGTGTTATTGGAATAGTTGCTTCAAGATTAATAGAGAACTACTACAGACCAACATTAGTTTTTACTAAAAGTGGCGATAAATTGGCAGCTTCTGCTCGCTCTGTAAAAGGGTTTGATGTATACAATGCATTAGAAGAATGTAGCGAATTTATTGAGCAATTTGGCGGACATAAATACGCAGCAGGTTTAACATTATTACCAGAAAACTATGAGAATTTTAAAAATAAGTTTGAAGAAGTTGTTGCAAAAACCATCGATAAAAAATTATTATCTCCAGAAATTTTAATTGCTGCAGAGATTGATTTATCAGAAATAGATCAGAAATTTTTTAACATTGTAAGCCAAATGGCACCTTTTGGTCCGCAAAATATGAAACCTGTTTTTAAAACTTCAACTGTTAGAGATAATGGTTATGGAAAACAAGTTGGTGCAGATAAAAGTCATCTAAAATTGAATGTTTTTCAGGGTGATAACAAGCACACTTTTAATGCAATTGGTTTTGGTTTAGGTAAGAAAATAGCTGAAGTACAAAACGACTTTGATATTGTTTATACTTTAGATGAAAACGAATGGCAAGGCAGAAAATCTATTCAATTAATGCTAAAGGATTTACAATAA